The following proteins come from a genomic window of Mycolicibacterium rufum:
- the lexA gene encoding transcriptional repressor LexA, whose translation MSDDSSDSPTGQDSPARRDRGTGLTERQRTILEVIRASVTSRGYPPSIREIGDAVGLTSTSSVAHQLRTLERKGYLRRDPNRPRAVDVRGIDDAVTPAVATDVAGSDALPEPTFVPVLGRIAAGGPILAEEAVEDVFPLPRELVGEGSLFLLKVVGESMIDAAICDGDWVVVRQQNVADNGDIVAAMIDGEATVKTFKRTRGQVWLMPHNPAFDPIPGNDAAVLGKVVTVIRKI comes from the coding sequence ATGAGCGATGACAGCAGCGACAGCCCCACCGGCCAGGACTCCCCCGCCCGCCGCGACCGCGGCACGGGCCTGACCGAACGTCAGCGCACCATCCTCGAGGTCATCCGCGCCTCGGTCACCTCGCGCGGGTACCCGCCGAGCATCCGGGAGATCGGCGATGCCGTCGGGCTGACGTCGACCTCCTCGGTCGCCCACCAGCTCCGCACGCTGGAGCGCAAGGGCTACCTGCGTCGCGACCCCAACCGGCCCCGGGCCGTGGACGTGCGCGGCATCGACGACGCCGTCACCCCGGCCGTCGCCACCGACGTCGCCGGCTCCGACGCGCTCCCCGAGCCGACGTTCGTGCCCGTCCTGGGCCGCATCGCCGCCGGTGGCCCGATCCTGGCCGAGGAGGCCGTGGAGGACGTGTTCCCGCTGCCGCGGGAACTCGTCGGCGAGGGCTCGCTGTTCCTGCTCAAGGTGGTCGGCGAATCAATGATCGACGCCGCCATCTGCGACGGCGACTGGGTGGTGGTCCGTCAGCAGAACGTGGCGGACAACGGGGACATCGTGGCCGCGATGATCGACGGCGAGGCCACGGTGAAGACGTTCAAGCGGACCCGCGGGCAGGTCTGGCTGATGCCGCACAATCCCGCGTTCGATCCGATCCCCGGCAACGACGCCGCCGTGCTCGGCAAGGTCGTGACCGTCATCCGCAAGATCTGA
- a CDS encoding LGFP repeat-containing protein, producing the protein MIRQPMLRRRGAGRWAIGLLGVATALLLSPVAAAQPDVDAGNAITAAWQASGGDTGPLGPPSGDVYPIGTGFAQNFASGKVFFTPATGAHLMQGAILEKYESLGGPADSDLGFPTIDEGPGRAPDSRNSTFSAPDNPVIFWTPDTGARVVRGPINAAWDKLGGSSAVLGVPSEDETYDGAVVSQRFTGGQVSYDARTKKFTTDPPELADQLGDLSIPEDPVAAINAARRAAGGPLGPLGASDGEPYKIGADGMGQDFVNGKIFYSPDTGANVVTGQVLAKYESVGGPEGDLGFPITGEVDGGVAPASRMSSFAAADKPVIFWTPDYGAVIVRGAMNAAWEKLGGATGALGAPVSDQSQNGDVITQKFSGGALTYDTSTKKFTTEPGNLAPQLVGLEVPGQQAPQATPSSQAAGNGTSDGFRWTWWWLLAIVPVLLVLGVVGLAVARNRRRGGDDDLFRPPAVDAGDHDYGTEPTAGDDGREDALFGDRYAREGLGSLGSTVPPTPTSPPEGYDPGRVSFWGASEPSQEHADVPSYVEQDDPDAVDTAPTRVPTPIEVAAVDAPSEVDADADREPGPTVVEPEPEPEPETEPEPEPVPLFHRDAVTDTGRHARIDIDEPAPMGTALHLPLDDSDEAPDGYPVKADTRSGLYWTPGSADYAEAPAQIWFATEEIARTNGFVRGS; encoded by the coding sequence ATGATCCGGCAGCCGATGCTGCGCCGACGTGGAGCCGGTCGATGGGCCATCGGACTGCTGGGGGTCGCCACCGCGCTCCTGCTCTCACCGGTCGCCGCCGCTCAGCCCGATGTCGATGCGGGCAACGCCATCACCGCGGCCTGGCAGGCCAGCGGCGGTGACACCGGCCCGCTGGGCCCGCCGTCGGGCGACGTCTACCCGATCGGGACGGGATTCGCCCAGAACTTCGCCTCGGGCAAGGTGTTCTTCACCCCGGCCACCGGCGCGCATCTCATGCAGGGCGCGATCCTGGAGAAGTACGAGTCGCTGGGTGGGCCCGCGGACAGCGACCTGGGCTTCCCGACGATCGACGAGGGCCCCGGCCGCGCGCCCGACAGCCGCAATAGCACGTTCAGTGCGCCGGACAACCCGGTGATCTTCTGGACGCCCGACACCGGCGCCCGGGTGGTGCGCGGTCCGATCAACGCGGCCTGGGACAAGCTCGGCGGATCCTCCGCGGTGCTCGGCGTCCCCAGCGAGGACGAGACCTACGACGGTGCGGTGGTGTCGCAGAGGTTCACCGGCGGTCAGGTGTCCTACGACGCCCGGACCAAGAAGTTCACCACCGACCCGCCGGAGCTGGCCGACCAGTTGGGCGATCTGTCGATCCCGGAGGATCCGGTCGCGGCGATCAACGCCGCCCGCCGCGCGGCGGGCGGACCGTTGGGTCCGCTGGGCGCCAGCGACGGCGAGCCGTACAAGATCGGCGCCGACGGGATGGGCCAGGACTTCGTCAACGGCAAGATCTTCTACAGCCCGGACACCGGCGCGAACGTCGTCACCGGACAGGTGCTGGCCAAGTACGAGAGCGTCGGCGGTCCCGAAGGCGACCTCGGATTCCCGATCACCGGCGAGGTCGACGGCGGTGTCGCGCCGGCCAGCCGGATGAGCAGCTTCGCCGCTGCGGACAAGCCGGTGATCTTCTGGACCCCCGACTACGGCGCGGTCATCGTGCGCGGTGCGATGAACGCGGCCTGGGAGAAGCTCGGCGGAGCCACCGGCGCCCTCGGCGCCCCCGTGTCCGACCAGAGTCAGAACGGCGACGTCATCACCCAGAAGTTCAGCGGGGGAGCGCTCACCTACGACACGTCGACCAAGAAGTTCACCACCGAACCGGGGAACCTCGCACCGCAACTGGTCGGGCTCGAGGTCCCGGGGCAGCAGGCGCCGCAGGCCACGCCCTCGTCGCAGGCGGCAGGCAACGGCACGAGCGACGGATTCCGGTGGACGTGGTGGTGGCTGCTGGCGATCGTGCCGGTTCTGCTCGTCCTGGGTGTGGTGGGCCTGGCCGTGGCGCGCAATCGGCGCCGCGGCGGCGACGACGACCTGTTCCGCCCGCCGGCCGTCGACGCGGGCGACCATGACTACGGGACAGAACCCACCGCAGGCGACGACGGCCGCGAGGATGCGCTGTTCGGTGACCGCTACGCGCGGGAGGGCCTCGGCTCGCTGGGGTCGACGGTCCCGCCGACACCGACCAGCCCGCCGGAGGGTTACGACCCGGGCCGGGTCAGCTTTTGGGGCGCCTCGGAGCCGTCGCAGGAGCACGCCGATGTGCCGTCCTACGTCGAGCAGGACGACCCCGATGCCGTCGACACCGCGCCGACGCGCGTTCCGACCCCGATCGAGGTGGCCGCGGTGGACGCACCGTCCGAGGTGGACGCCGACGCCGATCGTGAGCCCGGGCCGACGGTCGTGGAGCCCGAACCAGAGCCAGAGCCCGAAACAGAGCCCGAGCCCGAGCCGGTGCCGCTGTTCCACCGCGACGCCGTCACCGACACCGGCAGGCACGCCCGGATCGACATCGACGAGCCGGCGCCCATGGGCACCGCGCTGCACCTGCCTCTCGACGACTCCGACGAGGCGCCCGACGGTTATCCCGTGAAGGCCGACACCCGGTCCGGTCTGTACTGGACCCCGGGCAGCGCTGACTACGCCGAGGCCCCGGCCCAGATCTGGTTCGCCACCGAGGAGATCGCGCGCACCAACGGGTTCGTCCGCGGCAGCTGA
- a CDS encoding acyl-CoA dehydrogenase family protein — MGTPTSVIAYERTLFEPEHEMFRDSFRSFLERHVAPFHEQWEADKLVDRGVWLEAGKQGFLGVAVPEEYGGGGVSDFRYNTVITEEVTAGRYSGLGFSLHNDVVAPYLIRLTTEEQKQRWLPKFCTGEYISAIAMTEPGTGSDLQGIKTRAVRDGDHYILNGSKTFITNGILSDLVIVVAQTDPDKGALGFSLLVVERGMEGFERGRKLDKVGLDAQDTAELSFTDVKVPVENLLGEEGQGFIYLMQNLPQERISIAIMAAAAMEAVLDGTLQYTKERKAFGKPIGSQQNSRFLLAELSTEATVVRMMVDEFIRLHLDEKLTVEQAAMAKWYSTEKQVHLIDRCLQLHGGYGYMREYDVARAYLDARVQTIYGGTTEIMKEIIGRSLGV; from the coding sequence ATGGGCACCCCCACATCCGTCATCGCCTACGAGCGCACGCTGTTCGAACCCGAGCACGAGATGTTCCGGGACTCGTTTCGCAGCTTCCTCGAGCGCCACGTCGCGCCGTTCCACGAGCAGTGGGAGGCCGACAAACTCGTCGACCGCGGGGTCTGGCTGGAAGCCGGCAAGCAGGGCTTCCTGGGCGTGGCGGTGCCGGAGGAGTACGGCGGCGGCGGGGTGTCGGACTTCCGCTACAACACCGTGATCACCGAAGAGGTCACCGCGGGCCGCTACAGCGGTCTGGGCTTCAGCCTGCACAACGACGTCGTCGCGCCGTACCTCATCCGCCTGACCACCGAGGAGCAGAAGCAGCGCTGGCTGCCCAAGTTCTGCACCGGCGAGTACATCAGCGCCATCGCGATGACCGAACCCGGCACCGGCAGCGACCTGCAGGGCATCAAGACCCGCGCGGTCCGCGACGGCGACCACTACATCCTCAACGGCTCCAAGACCTTCATCACCAACGGGATCCTCTCCGACCTGGTGATCGTGGTGGCCCAGACCGACCCGGACAAGGGTGCGCTGGGCTTCTCGCTGCTCGTGGTGGAGCGCGGCATGGAGGGCTTCGAGCGCGGCCGCAAGCTCGACAAGGTCGGCCTGGACGCGCAGGACACCGCCGAGCTGTCGTTCACCGACGTCAAGGTGCCGGTGGAGAACCTGCTCGGCGAGGAGGGGCAGGGCTTCATCTACCTGATGCAGAACCTGCCTCAGGAGCGCATCAGCATCGCGATCATGGCGGCGGCGGCCATGGAGGCCGTGCTGGACGGGACGCTGCAGTACACCAAGGAGCGCAAGGCCTTCGGCAAGCCGATCGGCAGCCAGCAGAACAGCCGCTTCCTGCTGGCCGAGTTGTCGACCGAGGCGACCGTGGTGCGGATGATGGTCGACGAGTTCATCCGGCTGCACCTCGACGAGAAGCTCACCGTGGAGCAGGCCGCGATGGCCAAGTGGTACTCCACCGAGAAGCAGGTGCACCTGATCGACCGCTGCCTGCAGCTGCACGGCGGGTACGGCTACATGCGCGAGTACGACGTCGCCCGCGCGTACCTCGATGCGCGGGTGCAGACCATCTACGGCGGCACCACCGAGATCATGAAGGAGATCATCGGGCGCAGCCTCGGTGTCTAG